Proteins from a genomic interval of Uloborus diversus isolate 005 chromosome 4, Udiv.v.3.1, whole genome shotgun sequence:
- the LOC129220374 gene encoding LOW QUALITY PROTEIN: succinate--CoA ligase [ADP-forming] subunit beta, mitochondrial-like (The sequence of the model RefSeq protein was modified relative to this genomic sequence to represent the inferred CDS: deleted 2 bases in 2 codons), with protein sequence MANAAYRIFAKTTGKESKHLLSKVKCGVLHSYNPQRNLNLHEHLSLGLLANVGVKVPKFGVASTPDEALKAAENLGSKDFVVKAQVLAGGRGKGVFEGGLKGGVKTAYSPQEAKELAAQMLGKRLNTKQTGEKGVLCKEVMVAERLYTRREYYFAIMMERDYGGPVIIASSQGGVNIEEVAKDNPDAIIKEPIDIMKGLSADQALKVAKYLGFKQNNIDQAVEIITKLYGALLKYDAVMLEINPMVEDSNGDVYCLDAKCRFDDNAEFRQKKLFELRDWTQVDERERNAHKESLNYIALDGDIGCLVNGAGLAMATMDIIKLHGGSPANFLDVGGGATSHQVTEAFKLITSDPKVQAILVNIFGGIMRCDVIAEGIIAAAEMLNLKIPIVCRLQGTQVDDAKALIASSKLRILACENLDEAAKMVVKLSTIVGLARSAEVDVKFELPL encoded by the exons ATGGCGAATGCTGCTTACAGGATATTTGCGAAAACAACAGGAAAAGAAAGTAAACATCTACTTTCAAAA GTAAAATGTGGTGTTTTACATAGCTATAACCCTCAACGAAATCTTAACCTCCATGAGCACCTTAGTTTGGGATTGCTTGCAAATGTTGGGGTGAAAGTACCGAAATTCGGTGTTGCATCGACACCTGATGAGGCTTTAAAAGCTGCTGAAAATTTAG GTAGTAAAGATTTTGTTGTTAAAGCACAAGTTTTAGCTGGCGGTCGAGGCAAAGGAGTATTTGAA GGTGGTTTGAAAGGGGGTGTTAAAACAGCCTATTC gcCTCAGGAAGCAAAAGAGTTGGCTGCTCAGATGTTAGGAAAGCGGCTTAAT ACAAAGCAAACTGGAGAGAAAGGTGTGTTATGTAAAGAAGTCATGGTAGCAGAAAGGCTATATACTAGAAGAGAATACTATTTTGCTATTATGATGGAAAGAGATTATGGA GGTCCAGTTATCATTGCGAGCTCTCAAGGAGGAGTTAACATTGAAGAAGTTGCCAAGGATAATCCTGATGCCATTATAAAAGAGCCAATTGATATCATGAAAGGGTTATCTGCTGATCAGGCTCTAAAAGTTGCAAAATATCTTGGATTCAAGCAAAATAATATAGACCAG gctgttgaaataattacaaaactGTATGGAGCTCTTTTGAAATATGATGCTGTAATGCTTGAAATTAACCCTATGGTAGAAGATTCTAATGGAGATG TGTATTGTTTGGATGCCAAGTGTCGGTTTGATGATAATGCAGAGTTTCGCCAGAAAAAATTGTTTGAGCTACGAGATTGGACACAAGTTGATGAACGAGAACGTAATGCACATAAAGAAAGCCTAAATTATATTGCACTAGATGGTGATATTGGATGTTTAG TGAATGGAGCTGGGCTTGCTATGGCTACAATGGATATAATTAAATTGCATGGTGGCAGTCCCGCAAATTTTCTAGACGTTGGAGGAGGAGCTACGTCTCATCAAGTCACTGAAGCATTTAAACTCATAACCTCGGATCCTAAA GTTCAAGCAATTTTAGTCAACATTTTTGGTGGCATTATGAGATGTGATGTGATTGCTGAAGGCATCATAGCTGCTGCAGAAATGTTGAATTTGAAAATTCCAATTGTATGCCGATTGCAAG GAACTCAAGTTGATGATGCAAAAGCTTTGATTGCATCAAGTAAGTTACGAATTTTGGCTTGTGAAAACCTGGATGAAGCAGCTAAAATG gTTGTAAAACTATCGACTATTGTTGGCTTGGCACGTTCTGCAGAAGTTGATGTTAAGTTTGAACTTCCCTTGTAA